The Leucoraja erinacea ecotype New England unplaced genomic scaffold, Leri_hhj_1 Leri_664S, whole genome shotgun sequence genome includes a region encoding these proteins:
- the LOC129694434 gene encoding LOW QUALITY PROTEIN: trypsin-like (The sequence of the model RefSeq protein was modified relative to this genomic sequence to represent the inferred CDS: inserted 1 base in 1 codon) encodes MHGLGRAQVRPLAKGIRAPTPHNMNTLPLLVFLGLAAAVPTDNDNTVCGYVCSKHATPWIVSFNAGYHLCGGALIHPRWGVSASHCYQSNISVRLGEHEITASEGSEQFIESDIVIRHPKYDYHTLANDIMLIKLSRPAAMNRNVVAXSLPTQCAQTGDMCLISGWSRAMDPAVRYYNCLVSPVVRDADCRGSYPGINTDNKMCLGYMEGGRNSCEANSGGPVVCNGVLQGVVSWGYACIMCDYPGVYTRVCNYVTWIDDTIAAN; translated from the exons ATGCACGGGCTTGGAAGAGCACAGGTGCGGCCACTCGCCAAAGGCATCCGCGCCCCGACCCCACACAACATGAATACCCTTCCGCTTCTCGTCTTCCTCGGACTCGCCG CTGCAGTGCCCACAGACAATGACAATACCGTGTGCGGTTACGTGTGCAGCAAACACGCCACTCCCTGGATCGTGTCCTTCAACGCCGGCTACCATCTGTGCGGCGGCGCTTTGATTCACCCGCGCTGGGGGGTGTCCGCATCTCACTGTTACCAATC GAACATAAGTGTTCGTCTGGGCGAACATGAGATCACGGCTTCGGAGGGGTCGGAGCAGTTCATCGAATCAGACATAGTGATCAGACATCCCAAATACGATTACCACACCCTGGCCAACGACATCATGCTGATCAAACTGTCCCGGCCCGCCGCCATGAACCGCAATGTGGTCG GTTCCCTGCCCACGCAGTGCGCCCAGACCGGCGACATGTGTCTCATCTCCGGCTGGAGCCGCGCCATGGACCCGG CGGTTCGCTACTACAATTGCTTGGTCTCCCCGGTTGTCCGTGACGCGGACTGTCGCGGTTCCTACCCGGGAATTAATACTGACAACAAGATGTGTCTCGGCTACATGGAGGGAGGCCGCAACAGCTGCGAG GCTAATTCTGGTGGGCCAGTGGTGTGTAACGGAGTGCTCCAGGGGGTGGTGTCGTGGGGATATGCGTGTATTATGTGTGACTATCCAGGAGTGTACACTCGCGTCTGCAACTACGTCACCTGGATCGATGACACCATCGCGGCAAACTGA